Within the Nyctibius grandis isolate bNycGra1 chromosome 4, bNycGra1.pri, whole genome shotgun sequence genome, the region CAGCCACATCCTGTAAGTTCTCCTTAAGAGTAACCTGTGTGACCTATGTCCAGTCCCTGAATTGACTTCCCGTGTAGTGGTAAAGCATATTTTAAGAGGCAGATGTTATAATGactctgctgctgggagggggtGTAGGGAGAGTGCATGCTTGTGAGAGCTTTGTACTGCTATTTTTAGTTGCTtcgttttctttctgttgtagaaataattattaatgtctttttcttcttgtttagaAGGCTTCCTAACCCTATCCCCTCTGCCGAGGGACTGGAATAGTTTAAGTTTTCTGAAACATGAGTGTCTTCCTCAAAACTTGGCAAAGCATAATACAAGATTAATTATAAGTAGCCCTTGCTAAAGGGCTAAATGCACTTTTTTCACAAAGTGATTACACTTCTGtactaatttttcttctgcaagttGATGTGCATTAAACTGAAGGATCTTGTTCTCATCAAGGTGTAATATTAGCTTGCATTATCATCTGTGATAGGTCTTAGATAATATGTaaatgaagggaaaaggaagactagCTTAGAGTATTCTTCTAGGAAACCTGCAGGGATGCTTTCAAGCCTTAACTTGTTTACCATGTTGGATTAGGAATGTGAGTCTTCCTTGAGGATGCTTGCTTAAATTCTGGGATCCTTGGCTGTtcattcttccctttttctttgtctgcttCACTTCCTTTAAGGCCATTCTCTTCTTctatattttcttgcatttaacTCATTATATTCAATGACCAGAACATTTGCTTTAGTTTAAATGTCTGGTGAGAATGCAGCTACATAGAAACCAGGTGTCTGCTTCTCTGATGCAAGCTGGCTTATGCTGCATCTTTTCAGAGTGGCTACCATACTATGCCTGCCTTTCTTCCTTACTGTTTTTACAGATGTCATCTAAAGTCACTGAAACTATAAGGCTAGAAaatgttattgcttgcttctccCCCCACTCCTGCCCTTGTTTTAGTTTGAGAGTTTGAAAGCATTTataaagtgtctttttttaaaaaaaaaaaagtcactttaacTGTTTGAAATGCTTAAAAAGTGCTTAAAGGACAACAGTTAACAGTGGATCTGGGAAGGTTTCATACTTGGAATTATCTTGGATGTTCTTTTAACTGAATACATTTCAAGTAGATAACTTTCCTTCAAGTGGATGGCTTGAAAGTTTGCTAGCAAAGTTGCATTTAAACACACCTCAGGGACGTATAAAATTCCATTCTGTTGTAAAATATTGCAGTTCATATGGATGCTTTTTGTGTTAAACTCGACTTTTATCTTCCACATAGGTGAGTGAATCACAGGTGGTAGAATATGGCTGGACAAATATCGGAATCGGATCAGATCAAGCAGGTAAGATGCTGTATTCATGAGTGGTGGCTTTGAAGATCTTGTATTACTTTGTTACATTTAAGTTACCATCTGAGTTAAGACTGGTTCTGTAGCAACCAAAATTTAAACATTTGACCATTGACAAACACAGTATAGTATCTGATTTGAGTACTAGCAGCATTTGGTGCTGAAATCTTCTGATAGTAATTTTTTCTAGTGACTTGTCCTTTAAATGTTAGTGTCACCAGATGGCCTGTGCAGCTGTGTGTAAGAAATTACACatgtagaatttttttaatactcattGTCTgttcaatttttatttatagttcAAGGAATTTCTTGGAACATACAATAAACTTACAGAAAACTGCTTCCTGGATTGCATAAAGGATTTCACTAGCAGAGAGGTTAAACCAGAAGAGGTAGGTAAATGTTTCCTCTGCTTTCAATGACCCTTTGGTAGAATTGCTGTGTAGCATTCAAATTTCAGAAGCAACTTAAGGCTTTGATCTTGCAACTAGCTAAAAAGCTAGTTAGCAGTCTTTTGTGGAGTATAGGTGTCTGGCTTCCAAGTGAAGAAGGCAGGGAAATAACTTGTCTGTAGTTTTGCTTCTCCAGATATGTGCAAAGGTGATGTCAAATACTTCTTTGCACCCTAACAGTCTCTTTACAAAAAGAAACCAACGCCAAGTGCTTTTGATGTGTTAGATCATCAGCTACACACAAACGATGGGCTGGGACCTCTTGAGGTTTTGTCATTGTCATCTTTTCAGTATGTACACACAGTGGGAATCTTCCAAATCTTGATGTGAGTACTGGCTGCTTATTGCAATGCTGTGTATTCCATTCTCTGAGCTACCAGTGGAGGTTCGTGTGCCTCAGGTTCTGATGGGTGGTATCTTTATGGACATGGAAATTGCCCACCTACAGCCTGCATCTTGTTCTTTGAAGGTAGAATCctactgaaatatttgtttacCTGCCTACATTCCCTGCATTGTAGTAAGTCACAGAAACATAGCCCTCCAAAGCTCTGGCTGGTAAATCCACTCCTCTGCATTGCAGGGAGCTCCGTCACATAGTCATCTGCAAAAAAGATTAAGCTCTCAATAAGGTTAGTTGCATGGTTTTTGCCTCTCTCCTGTTGAGAGGCTGTTCCAGAATCTCATAATTTTGTTGGTTAAAAGTGTAATAACCTTTGCTTGACTCTGctggcagggaaaaagaaaagcttaagtTTTAAACTAACCGTTGTTTTTGAGCATTTTCTGCATCCTTGGAGTTTAACTCCTCAGTGCAGGCAAAAATCATGTCTCctctcagcttttctgctgCGCTAAACAAAGCTCTCAGCTTCCCAAGGCAGATTCCTTGTTTCCCTGATCATCTCTGCATCTGCTTTAGTGTAATTTTTATTGACTACAGGAGGTCGGAATTATTCTGGATAAAAGGTATTGTTACTGTCTTTTACCAGCTCATTTTGAATTCCTTGAGCAGTACAAGGAGTGTCAGTTAACAGGACAGAAGCATTAGCGGCACAACCTCTTTACTTTTTGGGGATGGTGTTTGATTTCCAGTAGAGGATTACACTACTTTCTTCTGCTACCCGAGGTGTTActagaatttctttaaaaataatggttCAGATAGTCTTTCATTAGAGACCTGGGATCCAAAACCAAAGAATGCTCACTGGAGGGGAATTAAACTTAGAGATTATTTAGatacaaaaaatattgttaGATTCTGATCTGTATCTTTTTGCTTCTGTGATCTGCAAAGGGGCCATGTCTGGCAGTACAGGAGCCATCTATTAATGATGGAGGCTAGGAAGAAACATTCTTACGGGAAGTTTTGCCCATAATTATCCATTACAGGGTTTTTTGCAGAGCATCTGGCTCTCACCCCTGCTGGAAACAGGACAGTGGTCTAGACTGACCACTGGTCTGATCTGGTATGGAAATTAAAGTTGTAGTTTCTTATTAAATAATTACGATTAATACCTCCATGACTCTCCTTTGAGATTctacttttggaaaaaaaaaaaaagcttctgacCTCTCTCCCTACAGCACGTCTGCACTGCAAG harbors:
- the TIMM9 gene encoding mitochondrial import inner membrane translocase subunit Tim9, whose product is MAGQISESDQIKQFKEFLGTYNKLTENCFLDCIKDFTSREVKPEEITCADHCLQKYLKMTQRISMRFQEYHIQQNEALAAKAGLLGQPR